In the genome of Mesosutterella faecium, the window TGAGAACTCAAAGAAAGGAATCACGCGATCCCATGCGTCCAGCCAGATTTTTTCGATGTAGGAATATTTTTTCCCAAGTTCCGACTGGGCAAAATCGTTCAGCGCCTGACGTGCTTCCTCGGCGTTGACAGCACGGTAAACAGGCTTCAGCGCAGCAACAACCGCCTTGTAATCCTTGTAGTTGACCATTTTGAGGCTGTTGCGGATCAAATGGACGATGCAGGTCTGCAGCATCGTTTTCGGAAAAGCCGTCTCCAAAGCCTCCTGCATCCCTTTAAGCCCGTCCGTGACGGCGATAAGAATGTCGTTGACGCCTCGATTCTTCAGCTCGTTAAAGACTTTAAGCCAGTATTTGGCACTTTCATTTTCGGCCATCCAAAGACCCAGGACATCCTTCTTTCCATCGGTATCCACGCCCAGGGCGATATGGACTGCCCGGGGAGTGACCACCCCGTTTTCGCCCCTTGTCTTGATCCTGATGGCGTCAAAGAAAATCACCGGATAGACAGGGCTGAGAGGACGGTCCTGCCATTTCTGAAGCTCGGGAAGTATGGCGTCGGTCACATCGCTGATGAACTCGGCGCTGGTTTCCATCCCATATTCGTCGTAAAGATAGCCCTGGATTTCCCGTGTCGTCAGGCCTCGGGCATAAAGGGCCAAAATTTTTTCGTCGAACCCATCCAGCGTCCTTTTGTGCTTCGGAACAATCCGGGGTGTGAAGCGGCCTTTGCGGTCCCGGGGTACGTCCACATGGATGGTTCCAAGCTTGGGAGACTTCAGGGTTTTGGAGCTGTGGCCATTGCGCTCATTGTCACCCGGACGTGCCTGGCCCTTTTCATAACCCAGATGATGGGTCATTTCGCCCTCCAGCATTTTCGTCAGCAGCCGCCCCAGCAGGTGGGCCATG includes:
- a CDS encoding IS256 family transposase, yielding MRRTPDPFDKLAEQILEDLKKSGREIKSSGEADDFMAHLLGRLLTKMLEGEMTHHLGYEKGQARPGDNERNGHSSKTLKSPKLGTIHVDVPRDRKGRFTPRIVPKHKRTLDGFDEKILALYARGLTTREIQGYLYDEYGMETSAEFISDVTDAILPELQKWQDRPLSPVYPVIFFDAIRIKTRGENGVVTPRAVHIALGVDTDGKKDVLGLWMAENESAKYWLKVFNELKNRGVNDILIAVTDGLKGMQEALETAFPKTMLQTCIVHLIRNSLKMVNYKDYKAVVAALKPVYRAVNAEEARQALNDFAQSELGKKYSYIEKIWLDAWDRVIPFFEFSPAVRRLIYTTNAIESLNRDLRKVVKTRASFPSETAALKLLYLAIRKVERRWVRPSPYWKTAMRELTIEFGDRIAPFFD